From one Humulus lupulus chromosome 8, drHumLupu1.1, whole genome shotgun sequence genomic stretch:
- the LOC133795227 gene encoding ethylene-responsive transcription factor CRF2-like — MAGSEATKTTSATITTTTPTTTTTNTAQSRRPAVRRFVGVRQRPSGRWVAEIKDSSQRVRLWLGTYDTPEEAARAYDEAARALRGENARTNFAPPPADANNSVPCSLIPSPSGAGSAGGPEGRQGLSFSSIKAKLSKNLQSIMARTSENNSNKSKSRVSDHFTFASIFHFRNKYYPDHHHQYQNSMMMMRNMNIDQTVVQPSIVVPHVVQDQTTSCSSSSWETSSVSDCSPEWVGFRQAGGFDSDGSDIGEGFLDHQMNGNNLGYWMDSPEMSVCNSNSSSKRFKVSSSVVVPPTFSATTNTSPFLYDGDHEIMNSNYGV, encoded by the coding sequence GCTGGAAGTGAAGCCACCAAAACTACTAGTGCTACAATCACCACTACcacccccaccaccaccaccaccaataCGGCTCAATCACGTCGACCAGCGGTCCGGAGATTCGTCGGGGTCCGCCAAAGACCATCGGGGCGATGGGTGGCCGAAATCAAGGACTCGTCTCAACGAGTCAGGCTATGGCTTGGGACATACGACACACCGGAAGAGGCCGCCAGAGCCTACGACGAAGCTGCCCGCGCCCTCCGAGGCGAGAATGCTCGCACCAACTTTGCACCACCGCCAGCCGACGCCAACAACTCAGTACCATGCTCATTAATCCCCTCTCCTTCCGGTGCTGGATCTGCCGGCGGCCCCGAAGGCCGGCAGGGACTGAGCTTCTCTTCTATCAAGGCCAAATTGAGTAAGAATCTTCAGAGCATCATGGCGAGGACAAGCGAGAATAATAGCAACAAGTCAAAAAGTAGGGTTAGCGACCACTTTACCTTCGCTAGTATATTCCATTTCAGGAATAAGTACTACCCAGATCATCATCATCAGTATCAAAACTCCATGATGATGATGAGAAACATGAATATAGATCAGACAGTGGTGCAGCCGAGTATTGTCGTTCCTCATGTCGTCCAAGACCAAACGACGTCGTGTTCATCGTCGTCTTGGGAGACTTCGAGCGTTTCGGATTGCAGCCCTGAATGGGTAGGGTTCCGGCAAGCAGGCGGGTTCGATTCGGATGGGTCGGATATCGGGGAAGGGTTTTTGGATCATCAAATGAATGGTAACAATTTGGGGTACTGGATGGATAGCCCGGAGATGAGTGTGTGTaatagtaacagtagcagtaagAGGTTCAAGGTTTCTTCTTCTGTGGTGGTGCCTCCAACGTTCAGTGCTACTACTAATACGTCGCCGTTTTTATATGACGGTGATCACGAGATTATGAATTCAAATTATGGGGTATAG